One Lutzomyia longipalpis isolate SR_M1_2022 chromosome 4, ASM2433408v1 DNA segment encodes these proteins:
- the LOC129796426 gene encoding juvenile hormone esterase-like produces MLKFIVIFTLLRINNCDQWLSEDLYGNSGYSISQPSHLYPRSINEQNSTESIESQDLKIQMNPQEETNPADFSDVCTNAGCIRGKIESGRIKPYQAFYGIPYAEPPVGELRLENAIPHRGWSGYWNATYPRSDCIQRNVFLYTQPILGSEDCLYLNVYRPIGKKDKLPVMVFIHGGGFTSFSGSPGQFGPDYLMDNEEVILVTMNYRLGMFGFLCSGDEAVKGNFGLKDQQLALKWIAANIEAFGGDPDSITLAGQSVGAASTQYHIINPDSQALFHRAIMLSGAFSFWALGNDSAVRFRQSAQRSGLQDWETASTSELAKQFKKLDALTLVLAYDQLYLFPLTPSIPLRPCIEGNWEGAFLTQDPETTWAEGRFPQKPILFGMVANEGSFAASIGENSTRLRIFSENIYQFLPIHMNFDPRYTQDILDFYFDGEDYINATNVQSYYQMFGDRLFYHPVIKSINQYRKYADSHKNPIFINKFGFQSSYTFVKLITGQDINLGVCHLDDLIYLFSMTDFFPVIEPNTPEGRMSDVLVHTVVNFVVRGEVKEWANLEPCTSETKSFCDYQAFTRYEEMDPNSVLVSISNKIDEEMIELWDKIGSYF; encoded by the exons ATGCTCAAGTTCATTGTGATATTCACCTTACTCAGGATTAATAATTGTGATCAGTGGCTCAGTGAGGATTTATATGGGAATTCTGGGTATTCTATCTCCCAACCGAGTCATTTGTATCCGAGATCAATAAATGAGCAGAATAGCACTGAATCCATTGAATCTCAAGatctcaaaattcaaatgaatccTCAAGag GAAACGAATCCTGCAGACTTTAGCGATGTCTGCACTAATGCAGGATGCATTCGGGGGAAGATTGAGAGTGGACGTATCAAGCCCTACCAGGCCTTTTACGGCATTCCCTATGCTGAACCTCCTGTTGGAGAATTAAGATTGGAAAACGCAATTCCACACAGAGGATGGTCAGGCTATTGGAATGCCACATACCCAAGAAGTGATTGTATTCAGAGAAATGTCTTCCTCTACACTCAACCAATCTTGGGCTCAGAAGATTGTCTCTACCTCAACGTTTATCGACCTATTGGGAAGAAAGATAAACTTCCAGTCATGGTTTTCATACACGGTGGGGGATTCACATCATTCTCCGGAAGTCCTGGTCAATTCGGTCCGGACTATCTAATGGACAATGAGGAAGTAATTTTGGTTACAATGAACTACAGACTTGGGATGTTTGGCTTCCTCTGTTCGGGAGATGAAGCTGTTAAGGGAAATTTTGGATTGAAGGATCAACAGCTTGCCCTCAAATGGATAGCAGCCAACATTGAAGCCTTTGGAGGGGATCCTGATTCCATTACCCTTGCAGGACAAAGCGTTGGAGCTGCTTCGACGCAGTACCACATTATTAATCCAGATTCTCAAG CCCTCTTTCATCGCGCCATTATGTTGAGTGGAGCTTTTAGTTTTTGGGCACTGGGAAATGATTCAGCAGTGAGATTTAGGCAGAGTGCTCAACGGAGTGGGCTGCAAGATTGGGAAACAGCATCAACTTCCGAATTGGcaaaacaattcaaaaagttGGATGCATTGACACTCGTTTTGGCCTATGATCAGCTATACCTTTTCCCTTTAACTCCTTCAATTCCACTTCGTCCCTGTATTGAAGGCAACTGGGAAGGAGCTTTCCTGACGCAGGATCCAGAGACCACATGGGCTGAAGGGAGATTCCCACAGAAACCTATTCTCTTCGGAATGGTGGCTAATGAGGGATCTTTTGCAGCGTCAATAGGAGAAAATAGTACAAGATTGAggatttttagtgaaaatatCTATCAATTCCTTCCAATTCATATGAACTTCGATCCTAGATATACGCAAGATATTTTGGACTTTTACTTCGATGGAGAGGACTACATCAACGCCACGAATGTTCAATCGTACTACCAA atgtTTGGAGATAGATTATTTTATCATCCAGTCATAAAATCGATAAATCAATATCGGAAATATGCTGACTCAcacaaaaatccaattttcattaacaaaTTCGGATTTCAG AGTTCCTACACATTTGTTAAGCTTATAACAGGGCAGGATATAAATCTGGGAGTTTGTCATCTGGATGATCTCATCTACTTGTTCAGCATGACGGATTTCTTCCCAGTAATTGAACCTAATACTCCAGAAGGACGAATGAGTGATGTTCTCGTACACACAGTGGTTAATTTTGTTGTTCGTGGAGAAGTAAAAGAATGGGCAAACTTAGAACCTTGTACGTCAGAGACAAAGTCCTTCTGCGACTATCAAGCTTTCACGAGATATGAGGAAATGGATCCTAATTCTGTTTTAGTTtccatttcaaataaaattgatgaagaaatGATTGAATTATGGGATAAAATTGGatcatatttttga